The Pseudomonas sp. KU26590 genomic sequence GCCAGCCCCACTGCGCCTGCACCGGTTGAGCGCCCTGAACTGCACCACCCAAGGGCCCGCTGACCTGATTGCTCATCCATTCACCATCGCAGGCCGCCAATACGGCTTCGATGGTGCCCTCCCCGCCATCGGCCATCGGGCACTCAACCAACTGGGCATCAGGCCAGACGTCGATGAGCCCGGCGGCGATGGCCTGGGCAACACTTTGGGCGCTGAGGCTGTCTTTGAACGAGTCCGGGGCGATGACGATTTTCATTGTTGCTCTCCTTGTCTGATGGCCGATCTTCGCACCGTGGGGGCGACTTTACCGCCTTGCGCTTGCACAACAGGCGGCTCTTTGGGTTGTTCAAACGAACAAAGCCGCGAAAGCCTCTTACTTGACCACCATCTGCGCGCCGAGGTACAGGCGCAGGAGGTCTTCGGTCCGGTAGGGATCGCAACCGGTCAGTTCGGTGATTTTCTCAAGCCGGTAACGCAGGCTGTTGCGATGGATGCCCAGCGCTTCGGCACAGGCCTGGCTTTCGCCGCTGTAGTCGAACCAGGCGCGCAGGGTGTCGAGCAGTTGAGTGTTGTCGTGCAAGCGTCTGATCGGCTCGGCGATGCCTTCGGCCAGCCAGTCGTGGCGGTTGCGCCAGAACAGCAGCGCGACGCGGTGGCTGGCCAGGCGCATCAGTTTGACGTCGGGCCGTAGCTGGCGTGCGTAATCGAGCAGGTCGCGGGCAGCGGTGCAAGCCGCGCGCAGGGAGGCCAGGTCCGACGAAGGTTCGACGGTTGCCATGCGTTGTACAGGCCAGCCTTGTTCGTCGAAAAGCGCCAGCAACACGGCGTCGTCTCGGTCCTTGCCCACTGCGCGGCACCAGTAAATCAAACCCGGCTCGCACGGCAGGCACCAGCTGTTGGCGTAACGGCCGAACAGCCACACACTCATCGCACCGGCATAGGTCGCGCCTTCAGGCAATTCGAGCAACACGGCCTGGCGGGGCAACTGCGGCTGCAAACCCAACTGCTCGGCTTCGGCGACCAGGTGGGCAGCGCTGTCGCCGAGCAAGATCCGCGACAGCAAATCTTCACTGCGTTGATGCCGCCACTCCTGATCGTCCTGCTGGCGTCGATGCTCCATGAGCATCTCGGCGGTCATCTTCACCAGCTCCGCGTAGACCCGCACGTCATCGGGCTCGCCGGTAATGCCGAGCACGCCGATCAGTTTCTGATCCAGCATCAACGGCAGATTCACCCCCGGCCGCACGCCGTCGAGCTGCCGGGCGGTGTGTGAATCGATCTCCACGACACGGCTGTTGGCGAGGACCAGCTGCGCCCCTTCATGCCGGGTGTACAACCGCTCCGCCTCGCCGCTGCCAATGATGATGCCCAGGTAATCCATGACATTGACGTTGCACGGCAAAATCGCCATCGCCCGGTCGACGATGTCCTGGGCGAGGGCGTGGTCAAGGGCGAACATGAGGGGTGTCTGCACAGCGAAGGGAATGAGGGTTCATACACATCAGGTCTTGTTTTTGTGGGTGGAGGGAGTCTGCCTGAATTTTTCCAAGACTTCTCGCGCCAGTCCTGAGTGCATCGATATCCAACGGCGAGAGGCCGTGGCAGAGTGCGACCATACCTTTATGGCCCTCTCGAGCAATGCCTACTTATGTTGAGAACCGCCGTCAAAAAGCTACACCGTCTCACCCTCCTCCTTTCCGCCCTGACCCTTCAGGCCTGCGCCTCAACCGAGGCGCCGTTGGGGCAGGCGAGTTTCGCCGACTATCGCCAGCAGACCATCGACTGGATGCAGGAGAACCGCACCTTTCAGACGACTGATCACCCGGCCGAGATCGAGTGGAATGCGCCTCGGGAATGGCGGCCTAAAGCGCCAGCCACACGGGGGATTTTGTTGGTCCATGGCCTCGGCGACTCCCCCTGGTCGTTCAATGACGTCGGCGAGGCGCTGGCGACGCAGGGGTTTCTGGTGCGCACGGTGTTGCTGCCGGGGCATGGCAGCAAGCCGGCGGACATGCTGGGGGTGACGCTCAAGCAGTGGCAGCAAGTGGTGCGCGAGCAGACGCAGCTTCTTGAGCGGGAGGTGCCGACGGTGTATCTGGGCGGGTTTTCGACCGGGGCGAATCTGGTGCTCGATTACGCCTACGAGCACCCGAATATCGCCGGCCTGGTGCTGTTCTCTCCGGCCTTCAAACCTGCGAACACCTACGCCTGGGTCACCCAATACATCGGCTGGTTTCGCCCCTGGCTGGCGAAGCCGGATGATGGCGTGCGCCCGATGCAGACGCCGGTCCGCTACCTGAACGTGCCCACCAACGGTTTCGCCCAGTTCTACCGCAGCGCGCTGCTGGCCCAGAAGCACCTCGCCAAAGCGGCCTACGACAAGCCGGTGTTTGTCGCCATCACCGAGCACGATTCGGTGCTGGACACCGGTTACGTGCTGGATACCTTCAATGCGCGCTTCACCCACCCGCTTAGCCGGCTGATCTGGTATGGCAACGACCCGGCTGCGGCGCAGAAAAACCCGAGGGTGTTGGTGCGCAACGACTTCCTGCCGGAATACCGCATCGCCCAGTTCTCGCACATGGGGCTGATGTTCTCACCTGCAAACCCTTTGTATGGGGTGAATGGCAGCCAGCGGATCTGCTGGAACGGGCAGTCATCCGCCGACATGCAGAAATGCCTGAATGCCGAGCCGCTGTGGTATTCCGATTGGGGCCATCGCGA encodes the following:
- a CDS encoding sugar diacid recognition domain-containing protein, translating into MFALDHALAQDIVDRAMAILPCNVNVMDYLGIIIGSGEAERLYTRHEGAQLVLANSRVVEIDSHTARQLDGVRPGVNLPLMLDQKLIGVLGITGEPDDVRVYAELVKMTAEMLMEHRRQQDDQEWRHQRSEDLLSRILLGDSAAHLVAEAEQLGLQPQLPRQAVLLELPEGATYAGAMSVWLFGRYANSWCLPCEPGLIYWCRAVGKDRDDAVLLALFDEQGWPVQRMATVEPSSDLASLRAACTAARDLLDYARQLRPDVKLMRLASHRVALLFWRNRHDWLAEGIAEPIRRLHDNTQLLDTLRAWFDYSGESQACAEALGIHRNSLRYRLEKITELTGCDPYRTEDLLRLYLGAQMVVK
- a CDS encoding alpha/beta fold hydrolase; the protein is MLRTAVKKLHRLTLLLSALTLQACASTEAPLGQASFADYRQQTIDWMQENRTFQTTDHPAEIEWNAPREWRPKAPATRGILLVHGLGDSPWSFNDVGEALATQGFLVRTVLLPGHGSKPADMLGVTLKQWQQVVREQTQLLEREVPTVYLGGFSTGANLVLDYAYEHPNIAGLVLFSPAFKPANTYAWVTQYIGWFRPWLAKPDDGVRPMQTPVRYLNVPTNGFAQFYRSALLAQKHLAKAAYDKPVFVAITEHDSVLDTGYVLDTFNARFTHPLSRLIWYGNDPAAAQKNPRVLVRNDFLPEYRIAQFSHMGLMFSPANPLYGVNGSQRICWNGQSSADMQKCLNAEPLWYSDWGHREPGKVFARLTFNPYFEWQSGVMMEVLGHTPPNR